A single window of Methylacidimicrobium sp. AP8 DNA harbors:
- the dnaX gene encoding DNA polymerase III subunit gamma/tau, which yields MAYEVFSRKYRPRRFAEIVGQPHVVRTLAGAIRQGRVAQAYLFAGPRGTGKTSTARILAKALEWTGGPSVDFDPSDPICAEIDAGRCLDVLEIDGASNNGVEQVRELRESARFAPAQCRFKIYVIDEVHMLTQAAFNALLKTLEEPPSHVKFIFATTEPHKVPATVLSRCQRFDFRRISEKEIASHLASLCAAEGLTADPSALALLARNAEGSLRDAEGSLDQLVGFYSGEISERVVLEMFGMAGSGPISMLARRIAEGAAGEALRLVRDLLESGKEAMVLSRELVHLFRNVAVYQAAPSLLREELPTSELAEVEALSKILPPETTLSILEDLTQWEGRLRVAANRDLLLEVGILELTHHKEKVSLERLLRELSGSAPPSPPAAFSEPLGTPKESVSVTPGPTPSPAPSTAPGAQKDVPMEPAAPKSGSGLAATALVLPPEEAWRRAVDCFARNRPLEAESIRKSRFLEKRGSIFEVALPKDFRQKAAYFTDPGNRPILEDTLRELLGEAVTVSFLLIDPPLAPEPKERREPPARTEKAIGPQERLTEEEFRNDPLIQEALRVFEARILSATPPQSETI from the coding sequence ATGGCCTACGAAGTTTTCTCCAGGAAATACCGGCCGCGCCGCTTCGCCGAGATCGTCGGCCAGCCTCATGTCGTGCGGACCTTGGCCGGCGCCATCCGGCAGGGACGGGTCGCTCAGGCATACCTCTTCGCCGGCCCCCGCGGGACCGGGAAGACTTCCACCGCGCGGATCTTGGCAAAGGCACTCGAGTGGACCGGCGGCCCGAGCGTGGATTTCGATCCGTCCGATCCCATCTGCGCCGAGATCGACGCGGGCCGCTGCCTCGATGTCCTCGAAATCGACGGAGCCTCCAACAACGGCGTCGAGCAGGTGCGCGAGCTCCGGGAGAGCGCCCGCTTCGCTCCGGCTCAGTGCCGTTTCAAGATCTACGTCATCGACGAAGTCCATATGCTCACCCAGGCCGCGTTCAACGCCCTCCTCAAGACCCTGGAGGAGCCGCCGTCCCACGTGAAGTTCATCTTTGCCACGACGGAGCCGCATAAGGTACCGGCCACCGTTCTCTCCCGATGCCAACGGTTCGATTTCCGGCGGATTTCCGAAAAAGAGATCGCGAGCCATCTCGCATCTCTCTGCGCCGCCGAGGGCCTTACGGCCGATCCGAGCGCCCTAGCCCTGCTGGCGCGGAACGCGGAGGGTTCGCTCCGCGACGCCGAGGGCTCCCTCGACCAGCTCGTCGGCTTTTACAGCGGCGAGATTTCGGAGAGGGTGGTTCTCGAGATGTTCGGCATGGCGGGCAGCGGCCCCATCTCCATGCTCGCGCGCCGGATCGCCGAAGGAGCCGCCGGCGAGGCCCTCCGCCTCGTGCGCGATCTGCTCGAATCCGGAAAGGAAGCGATGGTTCTCTCCCGCGAGCTCGTCCACCTTTTCCGGAACGTAGCCGTCTATCAGGCGGCTCCTTCCCTTCTCCGGGAAGAACTCCCGACTTCGGAGCTTGCCGAGGTCGAAGCGCTGTCTAAAATCCTGCCGCCCGAGACGACGCTCTCCATTCTGGAAGACTTGACCCAATGGGAGGGGCGCTTGCGCGTCGCCGCTAACCGCGACCTCCTCCTCGAAGTCGGCATCCTCGAGCTTACCCACCATAAGGAAAAGGTATCTCTCGAGCGTCTTCTCCGAGAGCTATCGGGTTCCGCTCCTCCCTCGCCTCCGGCCGCTTTTTCCGAGCCTCTTGGAACCCCGAAGGAATCGGTTTCCGTCACCCCGGGGCCGACCCCATCGCCGGCTCCCTCTACCGCTCCCGGCGCACAAAAGGATGTCCCCATGGAGCCCGCGGCTCCGAAGTCCGGCTCCGGGCTCGCGGCGACCGCTCTCGTCCTTCCCCCGGAGGAAGCCTGGCGGCGGGCCGTCGACTGTTTCGCCCGGAATCGGCCCTTGGAAGCGGAGTCGATTCGGAAGAGCCGTTTCCTCGAGAAACGGGGATCGATCTTCGAGGTCGCGCTTCCTAAGGATTTCCGCCAGAAGGCCGCCTACTTCACCGATCCCGGGAACCGCCCGATCTTGGAAGATACGCTCCGGGAGCTTCTCGGGGAAGCGGTGACCGTCTCTTTCCTGCTCATCGACCCTCCGCTCGCACCGGAGCCGAAGGAACGCCGGGAGCCGCCGGCGAGGACGGAAAAGGCTATCGGCCCGCAGGAGCGGCTCACCGAGGAAGAATTTCGGAACGACCCTCTCATCCAGGAAGCCCTCCGGGTCTTCGAAGCCCGGATCCTTTCCGCCACTCCTCCCCAATCGGAAACGATATGA